In Spirosoma aureum, a single genomic region encodes these proteins:
- a CDS encoding DoxX family protein codes for MKKTKITYWVLTGLFAFVMAGSAIPNIMVNPMSVQGFQEMGYPTYIIPFLGWAKLLGVVAILVPGFPRIKEWAYAGLIFDLLGATYSVANSGKTLGEWSPIFIFVALGFGSYFFYHKRLKESALRSSETVQNDFRVAM; via the coding sequence ATGAAAAAGACAAAAATCACGTACTGGGTATTGACAGGATTATTCGCTTTTGTTATGGCGGGCTCGGCCATTCCCAATATTATGGTTAATCCAATGTCGGTGCAGGGTTTTCAAGAAATGGGTTATCCGACCTATATAATCCCGTTTCTGGGCTGGGCCAAACTTCTTGGTGTGGTGGCCATACTGGTTCCGGGTTTTCCGCGTATTAAAGAATGGGCGTATGCCGGACTCATTTTTGATTTGCTGGGTGCTACGTATTCCGTCGCGAATAGCGGTAAGACTCTCGGCGAATGGTCGCCTATTTTCATCTTTGTTGCGCTGGGTTTTGGTTCGTATTTTTTCTATCATAAACGGTTGAAAGAATCCGCTTTGAGGAGCTCTGAAACCGTTCAGAATGACTTTCGGGTAGCTATGTAG